Part of the Propionimicrobium sp. PCR01-08-3 genome, TTCGTGGCTGAGTTGCTCGACCCCCGGACGATCCGCCGGCTCGCCGATCAGATCGGGCTGCGTCCCACCAAGCAACGCGGGCAGAACTTCGTGGTTGACGCCAACACGGTGCGCAGAATCGTCGCGAAATCCGGTATCACTTCGGACGACGTCGTGCTCGAGGTCGGGCCGGGGCTGGGTTCGCTCACCTTGGGGTTGCTGGAAACCGGGGCCCAGGTGACGGTCATTGAGATCGAGGACGCGCTGGCTCGCCTGTTGCCCGAGACCGTGCGGAGTCTGCAGCCTGCTGCCGCCGAACGATTACGGGTGGTAAGCGCGGACGCCCTCCAGGTGCGCGAAGTGCCCGGCCCGGCCCCGACGGCTGTCGTGGCGAATCTGCCCTACAACGTGGCGGTTCCGGTGGTGCTGCACCTGCTCGAGACCTTTCCGGATTGGCGGACCGGGTTGGTCATGGTGCAACTCGAGGTCGCTGACCGGCTGGTCGCTGCGCCCGGGTCGAAGGTCTATGGGGTGCCGAGCGCCAAACTCGCGTGGTATGCCTCGGCTGAGCGCGTGGGCACCGTGCCTCCGACCGTGTTCTGGCCGGCGCCCAATGTGGATTCCGGGCTGGTGCGCATTGTCAGGCGTCCGGCCCCGGCGACTACCGCAACCCGTGAGCAGGTCTTTCGGGTGATCGACAAGGCGTTCGCGCAGCGCCGCAAGATGCTGCGTTCGGCCTTGTCGGGGCTGTTCGGGTCGTCGGCTGCCGCGTCCGAGGCCATCGTCGCCGCCGGCCTGGATCCGACCGTTCGCGGAGAGATGCTGCCGATCGAAGACTTCGTCCGGATCGCCGAGCAGTTGCGGGAGGACGAGCGATGAGCGGGCCCGACAGCTCGTCTTTGCTGGAATGCCCTCACTGCTGCGAAGGCCGTGATACCCGGGAATCGGTGGAGGCTGACGATGCCTGACAGGAGCGATCTGGTTGTCGAGGTACCGGCGAAGGTGAACCTCGCGTTGTGTGTCGGGCCGCGCCGGGCGGATGGATATCACGAGCTGGCCACGCTGTTTCAGGCGGTCTCGCTCTATGACGAGGTCGCTCTGTCCGCCCGAGATGACGGGCAGATTCGACTGGCCATGACCGGCGAGGGCAGCGAAACTCTTGCCTGTGACCAGACCAACCTGGCGATGCGCGCCGCAGTGCTGATGCGTGAGCGAGCCGAGGCTCCCCCGGGGCTGGGGGCCGATATTCGGATTGACAAGCATGTTCCGATGGCCGGCGGGATGGCCGGGGGATCGGCCGATGCCGCAGCCGTGCTGGTGGGCTGCAACGCATTGTGGGGGCTGGGTCTGTCGCTGGATCAGCTTGCGGCACTCGGTGCCGAGCTCGGCAGCGATGTCTCGTTTCTGGTCTATGGCGGCAACGCCTTGGGTACCGGACGGGGAGAGAAGCTCGCACCGCAACCCGCAGGCGGACAGTTGGAGTGGGTCTTCGCAACGGCCCCACGGGGATTGTCGACCCCGCTGGTCTACCGGACATTCGATGACATGGCCGCTCAGGGGCGGATCAGGCCGAACGTCGAGCTTCCCGATGAGGCCCTTCGCGACTTGTGCTCCGGCGAAGCTCAACGGGTCGCACCCTGGCTGCGCAACGATCTGCAGGCCGCCGCCTTGGAGCTCTATCCCGAATTGGCTACCACGTTGGAGGCCGGACGATCGGCCGGTGCCCTCGCGGCAATCGTCAGCGGATCGGGCCCGACCTGCGCGTTCTTGGCCACCGATGCAGCAGCCGCCGACCGTTTGGCCGAGCAGCTGCCGGGTTTGTCGTCCGAGGTACGTGACGTGCGTCGGGCGCATGGCCCGGTGCCCGGCCCCCAGGCGCGAGTGGACGGATGAGATCTGTCCGGCCGCGGCTATCTGTGATTCAATCCCTATGTGGACGAAGTCGACGAATTGGTTGCGGCCTGGCAACGTGAGCGCCCCGATCTGGATGTCGAGCCGATGCAGATCTGGTCGCGGATAACCCGCCTTGCCCAGCTGCAGAACCGCGTCCGTGCGGAGTCGTTCGCTGCCCATAGTTTGCAGGCCTGGGAGTTCGATGTGCTCGCGGCGCTTCGGCGTTCGGGGAGGCCCTATCAGCTGACGCCCGGGCAATTGCTCGACAAGACCCATGTCACGTCGGGGACCATGAC contains:
- the rsmA gene encoding 16S rRNA (adenine(1518)-N(6)/adenine(1519)-N(6))-dimethyltransferase RsmA, yielding MAELLDPRTIRRLADQIGLRPTKQRGQNFVVDANTVRRIVAKSGITSDDVVLEVGPGLGSLTLGLLETGAQVTVIEIEDALARLLPETVRSLQPAAAERLRVVSADALQVREVPGPAPTAVVANLPYNVAVPVVLHLLETFPDWRTGLVMVQLEVADRLVAAPGSKVYGVPSAKLAWYASAERVGTVPPTVFWPAPNVDSGLVRIVRRPAPATTATREQVFRVIDKAFAQRRKMLRSALSGLFGSSAAASEAIVAAGLDPTVRGEMLPIEDFVRIAEQLREDER
- a CDS encoding 4-(cytidine 5'-diphospho)-2-C-methyl-D-erythritol kinase, coding for MPDRSDLVVEVPAKVNLALCVGPRRADGYHELATLFQAVSLYDEVALSARDDGQIRLAMTGEGSETLACDQTNLAMRAAVLMRERAEAPPGLGADIRIDKHVPMAGGMAGGSADAAAVLVGCNALWGLGLSLDQLAALGAELGSDVSFLVYGGNALGTGRGEKLAPQPAGGQLEWVFATAPRGLSTPLVYRTFDDMAAQGRIRPNVELPDEALRDLCSGEAQRVAPWLRNDLQAAALELYPELATTLEAGRSAGALAAIVSGSGPTCAFLATDAAAADRLAEQLPGLSSEVRDVRRAHGPVPGPQARVDG
- a CDS encoding MarR family transcriptional regulator; translated protein: MDEVDELVAAWQRERPDLDVEPMQIWSRITRLAQLQNRVRAESFAAHSLQAWEFDVLAALRRSGRPYQLTPGQLLDKTHVTSGTMTNRVDRLYARGLVNRTANPHDGRGVLVQLTDDGREKVDAALADLVSAEARILADLDSRNQDDLALALRSLLLAAQQ